The sequence AAGCTGCGCCTCATGGGTGCCTGCTCCGGTTGTCCTATGTCCCAGATGACTCTGAAGAACGGCATTGAGCGGTCCTTGAGGGAAAACGTGGATGACTCCATCGTAGTTGAAGAGGTTGTGTAAAATCAGTACCCAGTACCCAGTAGAACCATATGTAATTAAAAAGGTCAGGTTACGCACATATTGCTAGACCTGACCTTTTTGTGTTCACTTTTCCTGGCTCCTGGCTCCTGGCTCCTGGCTCCTGGCTCCTGGCTACTGATTACTCAACTGCTCTCTCATTTTGTACAGGTAGGCTGCGTGTCCCTTCTCCTGTTTCTCCAACTCCGAAACAGAAGCGCGGTCCTCAGGGTTATCGACCATATCTGCCATCTCTCTGTAAAAGCCCACCGACCTGAGTTCGAAGTCGAGGGCCATATCAATGGCCTCGATGACATCACCGAGGTTCTCCGCTTTGCTGACAGCATCTTCAGGACTTGTGAATATACGCCTCGAGGCGGAAGCTCTCAGGTAGAGCAGATCTTGTTCAGTGGCGGCATAGTCCAGTTGACCCGGTCTGGCAAGGGCCTTTTTGAGGATGGCCTCAAAATCGGAGATGTGGTGATATTCGGCCTTTTCAAGGTGTCC comes from bacterium and encodes:
- a CDS encoding NifU family protein; this encodes MVDKEKVKEVLDKVRVSLQADGGDAELVEITDEGLVKLRLMGACSGCPMSQMTLKNGIERSLRENVDDSIVVEEVV
- a CDS encoding ferritin family protein, whose translation is MADKKLNLKEIIEMAIQIETAGAAFYRRLRELAESDEARELFGHLEKAEYHHISDFEAILKKALARPGQLDYAATEQDLLYLRASASRRIFTSPEDAVSKAENLGDVIEAIDMALDFELRSVGFYREMADMVDNPEDRASVSELEKQEKGHAAYLYKMREQLSNQ